The Streptomyces bacillaris sequence CCCGGCGGGACGCGGCTCCCGACGCCAAGGGTTCCTTCGGGCGGGCGGACTGCCGCAAGGCGAAGTGCATCGCCCTGACCTTCGACGCGGGGCCGGGCAAGGACACAGCGGAGCTGCTGGACATCCTGAAGGAGAAGAAGGTCTCCGCGACCTTCTTCCTGCTGGGCAGGAACCACGTCCTCAAGCACCCCGACACCGTGCGGCGCATCCAGGACGAGGGCCACGAGGTGGCCAACCACACCTGGACGCACAAGATCCTCACCGACGAGAAGCCGGAGGAGATACGGGCGGAGCTGGAGAAGACGCAGGAGGCGATCGAGAAGATCACCGGGAAGCGGCCCCGGCTGATGCGCCCGCCGCAGGGCCGCACCGACGACCAGGTCTCCGGGATCAGCAAGGAGCTGGGGCTCTCGCAGGTGCTGTGGAGCGCGACCGCCAAGGACTACTCGACGAACGACTCCGCGCTGATCACCCAGCGGATCCTGGACCAGGCGAGCAGGGACGGCATCATCCTGCTCCACGACATCTACAAGGGCACCGTGCCCGCCGTGCCGGGGATCATCGACGCGCTCCAGAAGGACGGCTACACCTTCGTGACCGTCCCGGAGCTGATGGCCCCGGCGGTGCCGGAGCCGGGCACGATCTACCGCCCGTGAGCACGGCCCGCCTGCCGTTGACGCGGAACGGCCCGCCCCCTCGACTCGGGAGCGGGCCGTCCGTACCGGCCGCGTACCTGATGCCGCGCCCGTCACTGCGTGGCGGTCAGGCCGCGGCCGGGATCCTCTCCTCCGCCGGGGCCGAGGCCGGGGCGAGGGCGATCTCCAGCACCTGGCGGACGTCGGTGACCGGGCGGACGTCCAGCTTCTCCAGCACCTCGGCCGGAACGTCGTCCAGGTCGGCCTCGTTGCGCTGCGGGATCACCACGGTGGTGATGCCCGCACGGTGGGCGGCCAGCAGCTTCTGCTTGACGCCGCCGATCGGCAGCACCCGCCCGGTCAGCGAGACCTCACCGGTCATCGCCACGTCCGTACGGACAAGGCGTCCGGAGAGCAGCGAGGCCAGCGCGGTCGTCAGCGTGATGCCCGCGCTCGGGCCGTCCTTGGGGACCGCGCCCGCCGGGAAGTGGACGTGTACGCCCCGGTCCTTGAGGTCACCGACCGGAAGCTCCAGCTCCGCGCCGTGCGAGCGGAGGAAGCTCAGCGCGATCTGGGCGGACTCCTTCATGACGTCCCCGAGCTGACCGGTCAGGGTCAGTCCGGAGGCCCCGGTCTCCGGGTCCGCGAGGGACGCCTCGACGAAGAGGACGTCACCGCCCGCCCCGGTCACCGCGAGCCCGGTGGCCACGCCCGGCACGGCGGTGCGGCGCTCGGCCGGGTCCTGGGCGGACTCGGGCACGTGGTGCGGGCGCCCGATCAGACCGCGCAGGTCCGCGTCGGTCACCGTGAACGGCAGCTCGCGGTCGCCCAGTTCGTGCTGGGCCGCGACCTTGCGGAGCAGCCGGGCGATGGACCGCTCCAGGTTCCGTACGCCCGCCTCGCGGGTGTACTCACCGGCCAGCTTGCGCAGCGCGGACTCCCCCAGGGTGACCTCGTCCTTCTCCAGGCCGGACCGCTCCAGCTGGCGCGGGAGGAGGTGGTCCCGGGCGATGACGACCTTCTCGTCCTCCGTGTAGCCGTCGAGGCGGACCAGCTCCATGCGGTCGAGCAGGGCCTCGGGGATGGCTTCGAGGACGTTGGCGGTGGCGAGGAAGACGACGTCGCTGAGGTCGAGTTCGACCTCCAGGTAGTGGTCACGGAAGGTGTGGTTCTGGGCCGGGTCGAGGACTTCGAGGAGAGCGGCGGCGGGGTCGCCCCGGAAGTCGGAGCCGACCTTGTCGATCTCGTCGAGCAGGACGACCGGGTTCATCGAACCGGCCTCCTTGATCGCCCGCACGATCCGGCCGGGGAGAGCACCCACGTACGTACGGCGGTGGCCGCGGATCTCCGCCTCGTCCCGGACCCCGCCGAGCGCGACCCGGACGAACTTGCGGCCCATGGCGTGCGCGACGGACTCCCCGAGCGAGGTCTTGCCGACGCCGGGCGGCCCGACGAGGGCGAGCACGGCACCACCACGGCGGCCGCCGACCACGCCCAGCCCCCGGTCGGCGCGCCGCTTGCGCACCGCGAGGTACTCGGTGATGCGCTCCTTCACGTCGGCCAGGCCCGCATGCTCGGCGTCCAGGACGGCCCGGGCGCCGCGGATGTCGTAGGCGTCCTCGGTGCGCTCGTCCCAGGGCAGTTCGAGGACGGTGTCCAGCCAGGTCCTGATCCAGGCGCCCTCGGGCGACTGGTCGCTGGCCCGCTCCAGCTTCTCGACCTCCTTGAGCGCGGCCGTCCGGACGTGCTCGGGCAGCTCGGCGGCCTCGACGCGGGCCCGGTAGTCGTCGGACTCGTCCTCCGGGTCGCCGTTGAGCTGGGACAGCTCCTTGCGTACGGCGTCGAGCTGGCGGCGCAGCAGGAACTCGCGCTGCTGCTTGTCGACGCCCTCCTGGACGTCCTTGGCGATGGACTCGGCCACGTCCTGCTCGGCGAGGTGCTCGCCGAGCCACTGGATGGCGAGCTTCAGCCGCGCGACCGGGTCCACGGTCTCCAGGAGCTGGACCTTCTGCGCGGTGGAGAGGAACGGGGAGTATCCGGAGTTGTCCGCGAGGGCGGAGATGTCGTCGATCTGCTGGACCCGGTCCACGACCTGCCAGGCGCCGCGCTTCTTCAGCCAGCTCGTGGCGAGCGCCTTGTACTCCTTGGCCAGCTCGGCAACGGACCCGGGCAGCGGATCGGGCACGACGACGTCGATCACGGTCCCCTCGACCCAGAGCGCCCGCCCCGGACCGCTGGTCCCGGCCCCGATCCGGACCCGGTCACGAGCCCTGATGAGCGCGCCGGGGTCCCCGTCGCTCAGGCGTCCGACCTGCTCGACGGTGCCGAGGACACCGGTCCCCGTGTACGTCCCGTCGATCCGCGGGACCAGCAGCACCTCGGGCTTGCCGCCCCCGGGACGGGCGGCGGCCTGCGCGGCCTCGACGGCGGCGCGCACCTCGGCGTCGGACAGGTCCAGCGGCACCACCATGCCGGGCAGGACGACCTCGTCGTCGAGCGGCAGCACGGGCAGGTCGATCGGTGTGAACGCCTTGGACTCGTTAGTCATGATCTCCCCTTCGGCAGGCAAGTTGAGCTATGTGCACTCAATGCTTGTGAGCCGCCGAATGTTCCCCTAGCGGTGTTCGCTGTGAGCGATCAGTCGGCAGGGTGCCCTCCGCGGGTGGCCCGCTGCCGTGCCGGCCTGCCTCGGCCGACCACCATCACACGAGCAGCGATGCCTTCAGGCGCAGCGCCAGCCCTCGCAGCAGAGGGTCGGTCGCGGAGCCGGCGCAATGGTCCACGAGTGCGCGGGCGTGAGCGAGACGGCGGTCGGCCCAGCGGCGGGAACCCGTAGACTCCGGCGCGCGCCCCGTCGGGGCGGGGCCGGATCGGCCGACCGTCAGATGCTCCACCAGGAACACTGCCCTGACCAGCGCGAACGCCTGGTAGGCCGGGAGCACGTCGGCAGCGGCGACCGTGTTCGGGTAGTACCCCAGGGCCTTGAGCTCGTCCAGGTACACCCGGCACAGAGCCTCCCGCTCAGGCCAGTCGCTCTCCTTCAGACTCAGTGCCGCGTGGTCCTCGATCAGCTGCGCCACCTCGTAGAGCAGAGGGAAGCATCCGTGCGGCTCCAGGTCGAGGGCCACCACGTCACCGGAGTCGGTGATCAACCAGTTCTCCGCATGGGCATCCCGGCCGGGTACCGACGCCGACGGCCACCGGGCGGCCGCCGCCCAGCTCTCCGCCAGCCCTTGGGCATCGGGGAGCGCGAGTCTCATGGCTCGCTTCTCCAGTTCGGCCGCCACGGCCGCCTGCGCGCGGGCCGCGTCCTCGGGGTCGCCCGGATCCGCGGTGCCGCTCGACCACACGTGAATGCGGGCCAGATACCGCAGAGCGTTGCCCACCTGCTCCCGCGGTGACCGCCTACGGCCTTCGTACGCCTCGGCGATGACGCCTGCGAGGCTGCGGCCCACTGCGCGACGGGAGGCGAGAACCGTGTCCGGGGACCGTTCGCGGTCATGGGAGAAGCCGGACGGCAACGCCACCAGGGCGAGCACCTCCGGCAGCCTCATCCAGCGGGGGGCGGCGGTGTCGTGCAGGTACTGCCTCAAGGAGGCGAGGTGGGACTGCTCGGCTTCCGCTTCGGCGCGGTAGGTCGGCTTCAGCACCAGGGTGGTGGAGAGAAGCCGGTGCGGGTCGTCGAGTACGAAGGTCTCCGACCGCCCGCCGAGCACCGTCCGGCGGAAGGGCTGCGAATACACCGCTGTCCGCACCGCCCTCTCATAGAACAGATCCTGGTCGCCGGCCCACACGGCGGCACGGAGCCGGTCCGTCTCCGCGTCCCCGGGTCGCGAGGGCGTGGTGGCCTCCGGCTCTTCCGGCGGCGCCACGACGGCCGGCGCAGCCGCCATGCCGGCGAGTTGCAGCAGAGGCCACGGCCAGTCGGGGGCCAGCCTGCATGCCTCCAGCGCCAGCTCGACCGCGGTCACGAACTCCTGCGGTCTGCGGCTCGACCGCCACAGCCGATAGTGGCCGGCGGCCGACACGCTGAGGTTCTCACGGGAACGGTCCCCCGTCTCGCGAGCCCGCGCCTTGTGCTCCAGCGCCGTGCGGAGGGCCTGCGCGTTCCCGGCGCGCGCCAGGCGGAGATAGGCGTCGCCCAGCATGCCCTGGACGTTGCCGACCGCATCCCCCGAGTTGCTGGTCTGCTCCAGCCAGTCGATCGCCTCACGGAGGTGGTCCCCGTCTTGGGTGAGGGTGCTCAGGCGCAGGCAGGTCTCGCCGAGATACCTGGTCACGTGCTCACGGACGAGCGGCTGCTCCGCCTGGGCAGCCGTCGTGAAAGGTACGCCGCCCTCTGCGGCCTCCTCATCGAGGCACGCCAGCAGGACTTCACGTGCCTCGTACAGCAGCATGACGGCGGACTCGGGGTCCCCCGTCTCCGCGAGGAGGACTTTGGCATGGTGAAACGCGGCCCTGCCAAGATCGAACTCGGCGCGTCGGCTGCGGACGGTCGACTCACGGACGGCGTCGCCGAAGTAGGTGTAGGAACGTGCGGCCGGGTTGTCGAACGGGGGTGGCTGAGGCTCTCCCGTCGCAGCACCGTCCGCCGCCCGCCATTGCCGGTCCAACTTGCCGAACAACATGCCCAGTTGGGTGGACAACCAGGGACGGTTCCCGGCCGAGCCCGTCTCCCGCAACGCATGGAGCGTTGTCAGTGTGGCGCGTAAGCGGTCGAGGTCGGCCGCGTCCGCCTGGGCGACAAGCAGCCGGGCGGCCCAGACGAGGGGGCGGACAGCCGGCGACTCGGTCGGCCCACAGGCCAGGAGAGCGTCGAGCCGGACCCGCAGCTCCACCGGATCGGGGACGGACCAGCCATCGGGATCCGACAGATCGTCGGACGATGCCTCTTTCAGCGGCCAGAGGGCCAGGACCGCGGTGGCACGCCACAGCTCGGCGGTGAACCGTTCCCTGGACTCACCGAGCCGGCCCGGACTGGCCACGCAGAGAAGATGGGCCTCCTGCGCGAGCACGTGGGCCGCGGCGAAGTCCTTGGCCCGGTACAGATGGAGGGCGTAGTCGACCAGAGCCGATGGGAACGCGGAGCCCTGGACCGGTGTGGCATGGGAGGCGCTCCAGCGCATGTCCTCGATCGCGGTGACGTAGTGGGCCTGAGCCTCGTCGAGACGCCTGAGCGCCTGCAGAGTACGGGCCACGCCCGCTCGGGCGACGCCCTGGTTGTGGCGCAGCATGACGAGCCGGAAGCCGTGTTCCCGGCCGGCGGCCCGGCCCTGCGCCTCCTGGAAGTGGCGAAGCGCCTCCTCATATGCCTCCAGCGCGGCGGTGCGGCGGGCGACGGCCGCGACTTCGTCGGAGATGTCCGGGAGCCCGGACTCGTCATCGGGTAAGGGAGAGCCGGATTCCCGGGACAGTTGCTCGCCCTCGAGGACCACGACCGACTGCGCCTTGCGCAGATACAGCTCACCTCGCGCGCACAGCCAGGGGAACGAGCCGGAGACGTGGGGCCGGGCCCGGGCGGCCAGCTCATCGGCCTCGGTCCACAGCGTGGGGAGCTCCGCCCGGTCCTGTGCCAGCCGGTGGAGTACCTCCAGGTGAAAGGCGAAATGCTCGGCGCTGGTATCGCCGCGCTGCTCGGCCAGGAGCAGATCGGCCCTCGCCCCGTGCAGCAGGGGGAGAGGGGACGGGTCCTGACGGGCGAGGATGAGACGAGTGACCCCGCGCATCCCGCGCCAGATCCTGCCTCCGGGCCCCTTGGCCAGGTAGGCGTCGTTCGGTTCGACGACGTCCCAGCAGCGCAGGGCCTCGGTGAGCAGGCGGAGAACGTCGCCCGAACCCGTGCTCATCAGTTCCTTGGACCACTGGTAGAGCGAGCCGGCCAGGTACAGGTGGACATGGCACCAGGTCGCCTTCCACCGCAGGTCGCCAAGGTGCGGCCGGAGCCGGGAAGGTCCGAGTCCGAACACGCCGCGCAGGGCGAGGCAGACGATGATGGCATCCTCGTCCGGAAGCTTGCTGTACGTCGCGTTCCAGACCTCCGCGGCGACGGTGACACCGGTGTCGGGATCGAGCAGCTTCGCGAAGACTCCTTCGCCGAAACAGGCCATGACCCGGCCGAGCAGATCCGGGGTGAGGTCGATGCCCAGGGCCGAGGCCTCGGCATACAGAAGGGACAGGGGGTCGTCCACGTGGTGTCACCTCTCAGCGCACGGGCTGGATGTCCTCGCGCACACGTCGGTCGCCAACGAGAAAAGCGGACTGGGGCAGGACCAGATGAGGTCCGGACCGGCCTCGCAGAATGTCCTGGCGGGTGGCACCCACCACCTGGGAGTCGCCCTGGGCCCGGGACAGGGTGACCAGGGCCGTGCGCAGCTCGTCGGCCTCGGGCCGGTCGCACAGGAGGTCGTACACCTCCATGAACCGGATCTGCCGGTACTGCTCGCCCGGGACGTCCCACGGCCCGTCGATCACCTTGCGGACCAGGGAGAACCTCACCGCCTGCGACAGGTGTGTCAGCTCGGGACGGCCGATCTCGCCGAGCTCCTCCGCGAGCTCGCGGCGCAGGCAGTCCGTCGAGTGCTCCCGGCCTGTGCCGCGGTGCAGCCACCGTGCGAAACCCGGCACCATGACGGCCGGAAGGAAGCCCCGCAGGTCGTGCTTCATGACGCCACGCGTGCGGCCTTCCGGATCGAACCGCAGCTTGTCGAGGCCGCGACGCTCCGAGTCGTGGTACTTCACAACCCCACCCGGCGGGCCGAACGATCCCGGCCGGGTGGGAGAGCCGAAGAGGACGTAGTGGTCCTCGTCCTGCACGCGTAACAGGACGGCCACCGAGACGCGGACCCTGCGGCGGGGGGTGAGCAGCAGGCGCAGCAGTCGCAGATGGTGCCGGTTGCGCATCAGCGTCCGGCCGATCCAGCCCAGCAGCGCCACGGCAACGCCGACCAAGATCTTTTCGATCATCAAGCCCCCCGTAAGACGATCGAAGCCGTCCCTCGCAGCCCCCGCTGCGGGCGGTCTCCGTATGTCCAGAGATTATGGCCCGAGGTTCTCACTGTGCAGCAGAATGGCCGATTCCCGGCCTGAACAGGTCACTTCGTCCCCGGGCTCGGAGCCCGGGGACGTCGGTGTGTTCCCCCGCACCGCCCTACCCCACCGCCACCCGGAAGTGGCAGTTGGTGCTGATCGCGGAGGTCGTCGTGCCGTCCGTGGTCCTGGCCCGCCACCCGTACGCGTGCCCGGCGACGAGCGGCGGGACGGTCAGCGTGACGGTTCCCCGGCCCACGACCTTGCCGCTCGCCGAGCCGGGCGTGCCCAGGGCGACGGGTTGGGGACGGGTGGGGTCGGTGTTGTCCCAGAGGCCGAACTCCGCCCAGACCTGCTTCGACGGGTCGGGGTGCGTGACGTGGACGGTGAGAGTGGGCGTACGGCTGGAGACCGTCCCGTAACCGCCCAGTGCCTGGCAGCCGGCGGGGCCGGTCGCGGAGGGCTGTGCGGCCCTGGCGGTGGGGGCGGTCAGGGTGCGGGCGTGAGTGAGGGCCTGGGCGGCCGTCATCGGGTGGTCGTACGTCTCCACGCTCCGGACCCGGCCGTCCCAGAAGGCGTTGTACCTGCCCTTGACGAGGTCCCGGCCGACGACGAACGGGCCGTTCGCCGCCCAGGTGGTGGTGTGCGGGGCGGTGCCCGCCGGGGCGCCGTCGACGTACAGCGTGAGGGTCTTCGCCTCGGCGTCGTGGACCCCCGTGAGACGGGTCCAGACCCCGGTGGCCGCCTGCGTACGGGAGATGGCCTGGTCGACGTTCCAGTCGGGGCCGTCGGCGCGGGGCATCCCGAAGCGCCAGGTGCGGTCCGGGGCGTTGTACCAGAGCATGGCGCCGCTGATGACCTCGCCGTCCTGGGCCAGGACCGCGGCGGTACCGGTTCCCGGGTCGGCCTTCGCCCAGGCCGAGACGGTGAAGCTGCGGCGGGTGTCCAGGACGGGTCCGGGGGTGGTGACCGTGCCGGACACGCCGTCGAGTTCGAGCGCCCCGCCCGGTTCGGTGCTCCAGGAGAAGCCTCCCGACGGGGTGCCGGTCAGGCCCCGGGAGCCGCCGGACGCGGTGCCGTCCATGCGCCAGTCGAGGGCCGGGCCGCCCTGGGTGGAGCCGTACACCGGGGCGTGGTCCGAGGTGCCGGTCGGGGTGCAGACGCGGGGCGTGGTGACGTTGTCGCAGGCGGGCTGGGCAGCGGGGGTGTAGTCGGCCTGGTCGGCCTTCTCCGTCCAGGAGTCGCAGCCGCTGAAGGCCTCCGTGGAGAAGAGGTAGTCGAGCCGGGCCGTGCCGTACCGGCTGTCGGTGATCGCCCCGGTCACCGGGTCCGTGCTCGCGGTGGCCGGGGAGAAGTGCGTCGGCTCGGCGACCGCGTCACCGGGGAAATAGGAGCGCTCGTCGCACTCGTACAGGGTGTCGTGGAGGGGCTGGAGCTTGGTCCGCAGACGGGTGTTGAAGTCACCGCCGACCACCACCGAGGGCAGGCCCGCGGCCATCTCCTTGATGACGCCGATCTGGTCGGCGTAGAGGCCGTCCGCCTCGGCCTGGGTCATCCGGCCCTGCCGGGCGGCCGCGTCGAAGTTGGCCACATGGGCCGTGCACAGGTG is a genomic window containing:
- a CDS encoding polysaccharide deacetylase family protein — its product is MPKKMSVLGGGLAAALVATLTLALTGCSMETTAPASARRDAAPDAKGSFGRADCRKAKCIALTFDAGPGKDTAELLDILKEKKVSATFFLLGRNHVLKHPDTVRRIQDEGHEVANHTWTHKILTDEKPEEIRAELEKTQEAIEKITGKRPRLMRPPQGRTDDQVSGISKELGLSQVLWSATAKDYSTNDSALITQRILDQASRDGIILLHDIYKGTVPAVPGIIDALQKDGYTFVTVPELMAPAVPEPGTIYRP
- the lon gene encoding endopeptidase La, with amino-acid sequence MTNESKAFTPIDLPVLPLDDEVVLPGMVVPLDLSDAEVRAAVEAAQAAARPGGGKPEVLLVPRIDGTYTGTGVLGTVEQVGRLSDGDPGALIRARDRVRIGAGTSGPGRALWVEGTVIDVVVPDPLPGSVAELAKEYKALATSWLKKRGAWQVVDRVQQIDDISALADNSGYSPFLSTAQKVQLLETVDPVARLKLAIQWLGEHLAEQDVAESIAKDVQEGVDKQQREFLLRRQLDAVRKELSQLNGDPEDESDDYRARVEAAELPEHVRTAALKEVEKLERASDQSPEGAWIRTWLDTVLELPWDERTEDAYDIRGARAVLDAEHAGLADVKERITEYLAVRKRRADRGLGVVGGRRGGAVLALVGPPGVGKTSLGESVAHAMGRKFVRVALGGVRDEAEIRGHRRTYVGALPGRIVRAIKEAGSMNPVVLLDEIDKVGSDFRGDPAAALLEVLDPAQNHTFRDHYLEVELDLSDVVFLATANVLEAIPEALLDRMELVRLDGYTEDEKVVIARDHLLPRQLERSGLEKDEVTLGESALRKLAGEYTREAGVRNLERSIARLLRKVAAQHELGDRELPFTVTDADLRGLIGRPHHVPESAQDPAERRTAVPGVATGLAVTGAGGDVLFVEASLADPETGASGLTLTGQLGDVMKESAQIALSFLRSHGAELELPVGDLKDRGVHVHFPAGAVPKDGPSAGITLTTALASLLSGRLVRTDVAMTGEVSLTGRVLPIGGVKQKLLAAHRAGITTVVIPQRNEADLDDVPAEVLEKLDVRPVTDVRQVLEIALAPASAPAEERIPAAA
- a CDS encoding SMODS-associated NUDIX domain-containing protein, with translation MIEKILVGVAVALLGWIGRTLMRNRHHLRLLRLLLTPRRRVRVSVAVLLRVQDEDHYVLFGSPTRPGSFGPPGGVVKYHDSERRGLDKLRFDPEGRTRGVMKHDLRGFLPAVMVPGFARWLHRGTGREHSTDCLRRELAEELGEIGRPELTHLSQAVRFSLVRKVIDGPWDVPGEQYRQIRFMEVYDLLCDRPEADELRTALVTLSRAQGDSQVVGATRQDILRGRSGPHLVLPQSAFLVGDRRVREDIQPVR
- a CDS encoding LamG-like jellyroll fold domain-containing protein; translated protein: MRPHAHRPYARRHIRTFVVLLAAVLLGTAVLPDRALAVTGPPATDAHTRPSVRAMTWNICGEAGGGTPGTGAYCPDRNDPRAKAAAVAEVVRARDLNAVMLQEVCSGPFVPGLNSGSGAPSQLDEIATALGPEWSFRWAEVWRPATAAFPQGSSYCRAGLTGTLSVAVGVKGRIDWQRIRTMPVPVDAGQSRTQALCVGAAGWESHLCTAHVANFDAAARQGRMTQAEADGLYADQIGVIKEMAAGLPSVVVGGDFNTRLRTKLQPLHDTLYECDERSYFPGDAVAEPTHFSPATASTDPVTGAITDSRYGTARLDYLFSTEAFSGCDSWTEKADQADYTPAAQPACDNVTTPRVCTPTGTSDHAPVYGSTQGGPALDWRMDGTASGGSRGLTGTPSGGFSWSTEPGGALELDGVSGTVTTPGPVLDTRRSFTVSAWAKADPGTGTAAVLAQDGEVISGAMLWYNAPDRTWRFGMPRADGPDWNVDQAISRTQAATGVWTRLTGVHDAEAKTLTLYVDGAPAGTAPHTTTWAANGPFVVGRDLVKGRYNAFWDGRVRSVETYDHPMTAAQALTHARTLTAPTARAAQPSATGPAGCQALGGYGTVSSRTPTLTVHVTHPDPSKQVWAEFGLWDNTDPTRPQPVALGTPGSASGKVVGRGTVTLTVPPLVAGHAYGWRARTTDGTTTSAISTNCHFRVAVG